The stretch of DNA CGTTATTTCGGATCAATAGAAGACCTCGAGGTATCGCTGACTTCACACTTTGCAAAATGGGGACGGCCAAATAATGCCCTGAAAACGTTATGCGCAAATATTTAAGTCACCTCATATAACACCCTCCGAAATGTCCATGCAATTCACGACATACCCAGGTAGCATACCGATTTTTCGGTATTGGTGCAATTTAATCATCTCGAAACGGCACAAGCTGAACTGGCTCAGCAGAAGTTGTGGACAATTACGCCTTTTTTTGACTTCACCACTGGATCACGTAAATTCCGTTCGTGAGGTTACTGAATTATATTTTCATCGTTAGTCTCATTCTTTTCACCTCAGCAGTCACAGCCGGCGTCATCAGAGTCCCTCAAGACCAGTCGACGATTCAGGCAGGGATTGATGCTGCGATTGATGGAGATACGGTTCTGGTGGATACAGGAAGGTATGTAGAGAACATTAATTTCAATGGGATGAATATCGTAGTAGGAAGTCAGTTCCTGACGACGCGGGACACTTCCTACATCTCCCAGACGGTGATTGATGGAGACAGCAGTGGCAGTGTGGCGACGTTTGAGAATGGGGAGGATTCAACGGCTGTTTTGACAGGCTTCACGCTGACAAACGGTCTGGCTCTGTGGGGAGGAGGGATTCTCTGCGATGCATCGTCGACCCCAAGTCTGGTCGGTCTCAACGTAACTAGAAACCGCGCTTCCGGTGGGGGTGGGATCTACTGTTATGAATCCAGTCCAACCCTGGTGGATATTACGGTAAGTGGAAACATTGCTGATGCCATAGGCGGTGGGATCTCCTGCACGAATTCCCACCCAAGTTTGCAGAACGTAAGGGTGAACGGGAACGTGGCTCATCATGGCGGCGCCCTTTTTTGTGAGTTGTCTAACCCGAATCTGAGGAATGTAACCATAATTGGGAATACGGCTGGTTCCGGCGGCGCAATTCACTCCCTTTCTTCCAGTCCCACATTGGTCAATGTGACCATAAGTCGGAATACGGCTGAAGTGGGTAGCGGGATTTGGTGCTGGCTAAATTCCCGTCCCCGTTTGGTCAATACAATCCTCTGGAACGAATCAGGGGAAGAAATCTATTTTGTTCAATCTGGTGAGCCCAATTCCATCACAATTGCCTATTCAGACGTCTTTGGTGGCGAATCAGGAATTGCAACCAATGACAACGGCACCGTTAATTGGTTTGACGGGAATGTCGATCGTGACCCCCTTTTTGTCGATGCCGAGAATGGAGATTTCCATCTCCAACAAGGTTCCCCCTGTATCGATGCCGGGACGGCCTTCTTCGTATTTGACGGCGACACGCTCGTCGATCTGCCCGCCAGTTCCTACGAGGGATACGCCCCAGACATGGGAAGCTATGAGTCTCCCTACTCGGTGGGCATTACGGATGAGTCTATCCTCGCGATCCAGTTTGCCCTCAAACATCCCCATCCCAATCCCTTTAATCCTACGACCACCATTGAGTTCTACACGCCCCAAAGTGGTCAGGTCATCCTGACCATCAATGATCTGTTGGGAAGAGAAGTTGGAACAATCCTGAAAAAGCGCATGGACGCAGGCCATCATAAGGTTCAATGGAACGCCACTAATGTTCCCTCAGGAATCTATTTCGTCAAAATGCAAACCGGCAGCTTCAGCCTAGTGAAGAAGGTGACGGTGCTGAGGTAACCTTCAACCTGCAGGACTGACTCCTGTCTCGTGTGTGGCCATCTCCGCATTTTGCCTTGTAATCGATCCCTCGCTTCGTAAATTCGCAAAAGAGGAATTTATTGACGAGAACCACCACCAGGTCTGATAGCCTCTGCACTAACTAAGACCATCCGGGAAGACCGATGATATTGGCAGAGCGTCCGATCATCAAGCTCTACATAGGAATTGAGAGGAATATCAAGGAGAATGGAGAAACACAATGAACAATAAAGTTATTCTTGTCACGGGTGCCACCGGACAACAGGGTGGCGCAGTGGCCCGGCATCTGCTTAAAGGTGGCTGGAGAGTCCGCGCACTCGTACGAGACCCTAAAAAAGACAATGCGCAAGCGCTGGCGAAGCAGGGCGCGAAACTTATACGGGGCGATTTGTACGACCGCGTTTCGCTCGAGGGGGCTCTTAAGGGAGTGTACGGGGCGTTCAGCATCCAGAATTTCTGGCTTCCCGATGTGGGTTATGAGGGCGAAATCAAGCAAGGCAAATTGTTAGCGGACGTGGCCAACGAAACAGGCATCGAGCATTTTGTGTACTCCTCGGTTGGAGCGGCGCATCGAGGCATGGGCCAGAAGCACTTCGAGAGCAAATGGATCATCGAAGGTTACATTAAAGAACTTGGCTTGCCGTATACTATTGTGCGTCCGGTCGCGTTCATGGACAATCATAATTGGTGGCGTCCGCAAATCTCAAACGGAACACTCCAAAGTTACGGCGTGCGACACGACAAGAGAACACAGCTCATAGCAGTAGAAGACATTGGCGAGATCGTTGCGATTCTGTTTTCCGAGCAACAGGAGTATCTGGGGAGAACACTCGAAATCGCGGGGGACGAGTTGACCGAAACGGAGCAGGTGGCAACTTTCACCAAAGTGATTGGTCGTCCCGTAAAGCTTGTACAGCCACAGATGTCCGAAGGCGACACTCCAGACGAAGAGCAGATCGCGGCAATCCGCTTCTTTAACGGTGAAGCTTATACAGCGGACATTGCCGCCGTGAGAAAAATTCACCCCGGCCTCCGAACCTTTGAGCAATATTTGCGAGAAACAGGCTGGGAGAATTTACCTGTATTACCACTGCCTGAGAGTGACAGTAATTGGGGCCCTTAGTAATTTCATCTAAACTCGAAGAAGCAGGTCACTTAGCAACTCGTGTTGTGGCCCAGACAGTTCACATGAAATAGTGGGCGTCAGACCCCGGAGGCATGCTTCCATTTGTGGATGCGGTGTTGAAAGGCTTGATTCAATAGGTGACCAGCCAAAGGAGACGTTGCCAGATTCCGAGTTATTTGTGATTGGTAGCTTAACATTGAGGAGGATTTCCACCCGTAAATCGGGAAAAAGGAGTCTCACATGAATCAAAGTCAACGTACCAAGAATGACATCTATGTCGTAGGAATCTGCGGGAGCCTAAGGAAGGGTAGCTATACTCGGATGGCATTGAACATTGCTATGAAAGGCGCTAAGGAGAGTGCTGTCGAAACACGCCTGATTGATCTCAGAGACTACGATCTTGTTTTTTGCGATGGAAAGAAAGATGAAAGTTCCTATCCCCAGGGAGTCTTTGATCTTCGTAAAGATGTGGGACAAGCTGACGGGATTATTCTGGGGACACCGGAATACCATGGAGGCGTAAGCGGGGTTCTGAAGAATGCCCTTGATCTCATGGGGTTCCATGAGTTCGAAAGCAAGATAGTAGGTCTCGTAGGAGTATCTGGAGGCAGAACCGGCGCCGTCAATGCGTTGAATAGTCTGAGAACAATTGGCAGAGCGCTACATGCCTGGGTCATCCCGGATCAGGCGTCTGTTGATCAAGCATGGAAGGCGTTCGACGACGAAGGAAATCTAAGAGACTCAGGATTGGCAGATAAGATAAAGGAGATTGGACGCCAGGTGTCTCGTTTTTCTTACCTACATAAGTTTGAAAAAGCGCACGAGTTCCTTAAGAATTGGGAATGTGCCCCTACTAATCCAGGGGGTGCAAGAGAAGCAGAAATGACTGCAGAAGAGGTTTAGAGAGTCAGAGGAGGAAAGAGAGAAATGACACCCCTCACTGGCCGCCGCTTGGAGATCTGAAGGCAAGAGAAAGGAGAGAACATGATCATCAAGTATGATCGCGCAACGGACGCCGCCCATGTCAAATTGTCGAATAAACGGACTGAGACAAAAGTGCCATTCTGCAAAAGGGTGACTGTCGAGTTTGATGCCAGCAACGAGTTAAGGGGATTCAATCTTACAGGAATAGCTGATTGGATTGGAAAGCCAGTGCCCGATTCAGAAGAGGAACGGGACCGCAAGATCTTAGTGTCACTTCTCAACGAATTTGCAATTCATACGTGTGCTCCAATGGGCACAGCTGACTAAGAAAAGTTAGCACCGCCGAGAGATTTGGTTTTACTAATCAATGGCGAGTACATAGCCAAAACTGGGAGGAATCAATACAATGAATACTAAGAAGTTGGCGCTATCATTTCTGGCAGGGGCCGTGGCAATGACTTTGCTGGGGTTCCTTTGGCATCAGGTAATAATGTCAGGTTTTTATGATGAGCAACTGGGTGATGTTCTAAGATCTGAGCCAAACGTTGCTTTTGTTGTCTTAGGATATCTCGTCCTGGCTCTACTGATGGCCTACATCTATCCTATAGGCTACAAAGGGGGGTCTCCAACATCGCAGGGCCTGAAATTCGGCATTCTCATGGGCTTGATCTGGGTATTACCCCACGGACTCGTCTACGTTGGGGTTTTGAATTTTACCCTTACCTACACTATTGTTGATGGAATATGGCACGTCGTGGAAGAAGGAGTTGGGGGTGTAGTAATTGGACTCCTTTACGGGACCGGAACGGAGAAAGAATCAGATTGATTTTATGATGGAGGCAGCTTCCTTATTACACAGCTAGGAGTTCCTGTATTGCCGAATTGTTAGAGAAAGAGGCCATTAACTGCCGTTACTGCGGTGAGGGACGGCGGGTGGAGGAGCACAAGGGGTCATGATTTTTGGTACCAGAAGTGAGAACACTCCACGAACCATTTTGGGTGGGCTCTTACCTGCGCCAAAATATCCTTACAGGTATGCATCTTGGAGATCTGGCCGCCATAGAAGATTTCTTAGACAAAATGAGGTAAGCTTTCCTTCATCAAGACGGGTTAATGATTCATTCAATTCAATAATCGCCCCGCGAGTGGATTTAGGCTGCAGGAAGGAAGAGCTCAGGTATTGGGAGAAGATTATAGCAGAACATAATGAAGATCTGGAGCCTCAGGAGGTCAAGAAATGCCAATATGGATACGGTTTCTAGGGATAAAGGTGAAACGGAAAAGGTAGAAGTTGGTAAACTGGCGCTACAGCAACGGACATACGCTCCGTGGACGGGAGATTGAGAGATAAGAAAGGTCTATTTCAGCAGCAACATCTTCCGGGTCTGGGTGAAGTCACCCGACCTCATTCCTACGAAGTAAATCCCTGAAGGAACATTACTGGCGTTCCATTGGACTTTGTGGTTACCGCTGTCGAATGCTTGGTTCAGGATCATCTCAACTTCTCTTCCCAACAGATCGTAGACCATGAAGGTGACAGGGGCAGTGTTGAGCGTAGTGAACTCAATGGTTGTGGTCATGTTGAAGGGGTTCGGGTAGATGTTAGAAATTGAAATATCTCCTGGAACAACAATTATTTCATCACCATCATCTATTGCCGTTTCACCGATAAGCGATTCAATAATAGTGATCATCGTGCCAGGATCGTATTCTGTGTCAGCAAAACGGATAATTCCATTCTTGTCGATAATAAAATCTCTTGGATAGGGGGACGTTCCGCCACGGATGTTATATGATGAGTAAACGGCGCTGATGTCACGGAGTACCGGAAACGTAATACCCTGGTCTTCAATGAAGTTTTGAAGTATTGAGTTGGATTGATTTGAAATCCCGAAGACCATCACTCCGTCATCCTGGTATTCCCGCCAGATACTTACCTCTAGATCCGAAAACTCCGGAGCACAGACTGGTCACCAACTGGCAAAGAAAGCAATTACTACCACCTGGTCCTGAAGTTCGTTCAGACTAATATCTCCGAAACCATTCACTGACGGCAGCGTGAAATCGGGCGCCTCCTGCCCAACTTCGAGTCCCCAAGGCGAATTTCCTTCAAGAACGACAAGAACTACCGGCTCATCAGAGTCATTCGACCTGATTCTCAGGCTTGTATGTCCGCTCTCTGTGGTGGCACAATATTTGATAATTCCCTCCACAGTGGCACCGGGCAGGATGTCCTCGGCCGACAAGGTGATCTCATAATCTGTGTGACTAACTGTGATCTCGTCGATGATTAGCGTCTCCATACCGTTATTTGCAAGAGTGATGGTAGCATCCCGACATTCTCCCAACTCTGTGTAGGGAATGTCCACATGTCGGGTTGACACATCGAGATCGGGCCCTTCAACTGGTTCAAACCGAAAACTCCTGAATGTTATCCACTCCGCGGAATAGACGATGTCCCCGATCATATCGACCGCCATAACGCGTCCGCCGGTATTCTTGTAACCTGCTATAGACATTGAAGGGGAGTCGTCCCATCTCAGGATTTCCACATCATCCCAGTCGGAGACTGCGACCAGACTATCGTTTACGGCGACTCTGGAAGCGTAGCCGGTTGTGTTATAGTTCGCTACGAGAACCGGATTTCCTGAATTGGAAACATCAATCATATCGACTCCACCAGCTCCCACGGCTACAAAAACAAAATGGCCTGCTGCTGCCACGTCCTTCGCTGTCCCAGACGTTGCCACGCTGCCCAACAAATGAGCCACTTCTGGATAGGATACATCTATGATCTTTAGGCCACCTGCGCCATCCGCAACATATACGAGATTCCCCGCTTCTGAGACTTCCACTGCCCATGCATTCTCTGTGGGGACGAGGGCTACGAACTGAGGGGAATCGGGCGTGGTAACATCGATGATTTCGACACCATCTGTGTGTGCCGCAGCGAAGAGGTATGCACCACTCCCATCAGAATGTTCATACGATCTCCCGCGGAGTCCGTAATCAGCCACATGCGCAGGATTGCTTGGATTGGT from Candidatus Neomarinimicrobiota bacterium encodes:
- a CDS encoding T9SS type A sorting domain-containing protein, coding for MRLLNYIFIVSLILFTSAVTAGVIRVPQDQSTIQAGIDAAIDGDTVLVDTGRYVENINFNGMNIVVGSQFLTTRDTSYISQTVIDGDSSGSVATFENGEDSTAVLTGFTLTNGLALWGGGILCDASSTPSLVGLNVTRNRASGGGGIYCYESSPTLVDITVSGNIADAIGGGISCTNSHPSLQNVRVNGNVAHHGGALFCELSNPNLRNVTIIGNTAGSGGAIHSLSSSPTLVNVTISRNTAEVGSGIWCWLNSRPRLVNTILWNESGEEIYFVQSGEPNSITIAYSDVFGGESGIATNDNGTVNWFDGNVDRDPLFVDAENGDFHLQQGSPCIDAGTAFFVFDGDTLVDLPASSYEGYAPDMGSYESPYSVGITDESILAIQFALKHPHPNPFNPTTTIEFYTPQSGQVILTINDLLGREVGTILKKRMDAGHHKVQWNATNVPSGIYFVKMQTGSFSLVKKVTVLR
- a CDS encoding NmrA/HSCARG family protein — translated: MNNKVILVTGATGQQGGAVARHLLKGGWRVRALVRDPKKDNAQALAKQGAKLIRGDLYDRVSLEGALKGVYGAFSIQNFWLPDVGYEGEIKQGKLLADVANETGIEHFVYSSVGAAHRGMGQKHFESKWIIEGYIKELGLPYTIVRPVAFMDNHNWWRPQISNGTLQSYGVRHDKRTQLIAVEDIGEIVAILFSEQQEYLGRTLEIAGDELTETEQVATFTKVIGRPVKLVQPQMSEGDTPDEEQIAAIRFFNGEAYTADIAAVRKIHPGLRTFEQYLRETGWENLPVLPLPESDSNWGP
- a CDS encoding NAD(P)H-dependent oxidoreductase; translation: MNQSQRTKNDIYVVGICGSLRKGSYTRMALNIAMKGAKESAVETRLIDLRDYDLVFCDGKKDESSYPQGVFDLRKDVGQADGIILGTPEYHGGVSGVLKNALDLMGFHEFESKIVGLVGVSGGRTGAVNALNSLRTIGRALHAWVIPDQASVDQAWKAFDDEGNLRDSGLADKIKEIGRQVSRFSYLHKFEKAHEFLKNWECAPTNPGGAREAEMTAEEV
- a CDS encoding DUF2177 family protein, with the protein product MNTKKLALSFLAGAVAMTLLGFLWHQVIMSGFYDEQLGDVLRSEPNVAFVVLGYLVLALLMAYIYPIGYKGGSPTSQGLKFGILMGLIWVLPHGLVYVGVLNFTLTYTIVDGIWHVVEEGVGGVVIGLLYGTGTEKESD
- a CDS encoding T9SS type A sorting domain-containing protein, with the translated sequence MITIIESLIGETAIDDGDEIIVVPGDISISNIYPNPFNMTTTIEFTTLNTAPVTFMVYDLLGREVEMILNQAFDSGNHKVQWNASNVPSGIYFVGMRSGDFTQTRKMLLLK